A genomic segment from Leguminivora glycinivorella isolate SPB_JAAS2020 chromosome 27, LegGlyc_1.1, whole genome shotgun sequence encodes:
- the LOC125240369 gene encoding extracellular serine/threonine protein kinase four-jointed produces the protein MATYIEDEERAICDDKMAHRLPTLQEIKTNARQKTDFKIITMKNSIQYNNFGYKEELTRRMKKEYRCYNLCFLSVCLSFILGLTIGIVLMKTSQNITRRVTINSSKDLRTLNSFKHETKTDFEVKDENKYDTVTAGHKYNKDVYPKSLTEDMKEILKDNKSHHRHVIAHIINSTKPYVPSDQTVLYNNVYWGPEVEDSMPQGYGVSSGELWEEYVGQTEVVEMKPGCGRMQNRLVIFKDGSQACVRYRQNTDQIQGEIFSFYVAKLMNLTNLAPSVLKIVDLKDKLWANVASDIATAQWNSNRAVVLTQYIPSLESATIPDIFKPANRHLNKHDVMKMSLKENEAPKEILIEKLKTKTTKVKTVDHFDHIDLKLNKKTIDSFVELAQWSDLIIFDYLTANLDRIVNNLFNYQWNINIMDGPAHNLARKMDSGLLLFLDNESGLLHGYRLLKKYNVYHSLMLDNLCVFRRTTIEALKRLYEMKAVGVKLSEMFHKKNSAVIRDILPPLPEKNAKILHERIGKVLSQVEKCESSFSNR, from the coding sequence ATGGCAACATACATTGAAGACGAGGAAAGAGCAATCTGCGACGATAAAATGGCACACAGACTGCCAACATTACAAGAAATCAAAACTAACGCTAGACAAAAGACAGACTTCAAAATCATCACAATGAAAAAcagtatacaatacaataactTCGGATATAAAGAAGAATTAACAAGAAGAATGAAGAAAGAATACAGATGTTACAATCTATGCTTCCTAAGTGTATGCCTCAGTTTTATCCTAGGATTAACAATAGGAATAGTCCTTATGAAAACATCCCAAAATATAACTAGAAGAGTCACTATAAATAGCAGTAAAGACTTAAGAACACTTAATTCATTTAAACATGAAACTAAGACTGATTTCGAAGTAAAAGACGAGAACAAATATGACACAGTGACAGCTGGTCATAAATATAACAAAGATGTCTACCCTAAAAGCTTAACAGAAGATATGAAGGAGATACTTAAAGATAACAAATCTCATCACAGACATGTGATAGCACATATTATTAATAGTACTAAGCCTTATGTTCCTAGTGACCAAACTGTGTTGTATAATAATGTGTATTGGGGACCAGAGGTAGAAGATTCAATGCCACAAGGATATGGAGTGAGCAGTGGGGAGCTCTGGGAAGAATACGTCGGTCAAACTGAAGTTGTAGAGATGAAGCCTGGATGTGGCCGCATGCAGAATAGACTAGTCATCTTCAAAGATGGATCTCAAGCGTGCGTTAGATACAGACAAAACACGGATCAGATCCAGGGCGAAATCTTCAGTTTCTACGTAGCTAAATTAATGAATTTAACCAATCTAGCTCCTTCTGTATTGAAAATTGTTGATTTAAAGGACAAGCTTTGGGCAAATGTGGCGAGTGATATAGCAACAGCGCAATGGAATAGCAACAGAGCTGTGGTTTTAACCCAATATATACCAAGTTTGGAATCAGCAACGATACCAGATATTTTCAAACCAGCTAATAGACATTTAAATAAACACGATGTAATGAAAATGtctttgaaagaaaacgaagcGCCAAAGGAAATATTAATAGAAAAACTAAAGACGAAAACAACTAAAGTCAAGACAGTAGATCATTTTGAtcatattgatttgaaattaaataagAAGACAATAGATTCATTTGTAGAACTAGCTCAATGGTCTGATCTCATTATTTTTGATTATCTAACAGCTAATTTAGATAGGATTGTAAATAATCTGTTTAACTACCAATGGAATATAAATATAATGGATGGTCCAGCTCATAATTTGGCGAGAAAAATGGATAGCGGACTTCTTTTGTTTTTGGACAATGAATCAGGACTATTACATGGTTATAGACTTTTAAAGAAGTATAATGTGTATCATAGTTTGATGTTAGATAATCTGTGTGTGTTTAGAAGAACTACTATAGAAGCTTTGAAAAGATTGTATGAAATGAAAGCAGTAGGTGTTAAATTAAGTGAAATGTTTCATAAGAAAAATAGTGCTGTAATAAGGGATATATTACCACCTTTGCCGGAGAAGAATGCTAAGATTTTACATGAGAGAATAGGTAAAGTTTTGAGTCAAGTTGAAAAGTGTGAGTCGAGTTTTTCTAACAGATAA